One window from the genome of Lepisosteus oculatus isolate fLepOcu1 chromosome 21, fLepOcu1.hap2, whole genome shotgun sequence encodes:
- the rab3il1 gene encoding guanine nucleotide exchange factor for Rab-3A isoform X6, with the protein MPLGEGVPGVPGVPGVPGGAGGHGSESCSLSRLRSSSLEKGSEILREQLTAAQRELQLKGEECERLSRVRDQLEQELEELTASLFEEANKMVHEASRKQAAAEKQLREAQGKIDVLQAEVSALKTLVLTSTPASPNPQLHPQLLPPARGGAPRRSGGHVRNKSAGSPALPPAPLQPMGKEGRELDSVLYAEFLSWKEQPSLERTSAFMNRVYREDIGPCLSFTRRELAEAVQAAVESNSLSVEPVALQTLPVVKASAVDRGGPNGCRGQVETRCALSGLCCPCTHRIRLGDSDVYYPISPSSRARITAVCNFFTYVRYIQQGLVRQDAAQVFWELMRLRREMSVAKLGVYWTEEG; encoded by the exons ATGCCGCTGGGCGAGGGGGTCCCGGGGGTCCCGGGGGTCCCGGGGGTCCCGGGGGGCGCCGGGGGCCACGGCTCCGAGAGCTGCAGTCTGTCCCGCCTGCGCAGCTCCTCTCTGGAGAAGGGCTCCGAGATCCTGCGGGAGCAGCTGACCGCAGCTCAGAGG GAACTGCAGCTCAAGGGCGAGGAGTGCGAGCGGCTGTCCCGGGTTCGAGACCAGCtggagcaggagctggaggagctcacGGCGAGCCTGTTCGAG GAAGCCAATAAGATGGTGCACGAGGCCAGCAGGAAGCAGGCAGCAGCAGAGAAACAGCTGAGGGAGGCCCAGGGCAAG ATTGATGTTCTCCAGGCGGAGGTCTCTGCCCTGAAGACTCTGGTCCTGACCTCCACCCCCGCCTCCCCCAACCCGCAGCTGCACCCCCAGCTGCTTCCGCCGGCCCGGGGGGGGGCGCCCCGCCGCAGTGGGGGGCACGTCCGCAACAAGAGCGCTGGCTCCCCGGCCCTGCCCCCCGCCCCCCTGCAGCCAATGGGGAAGGAGGGCCGCGAG CTGGACTCGGTCCTTTATGCTGAGTTCCTGTCCTGGAAGGAGCAGCCCAGTCTGGAGCGGACCAGCGCCTTCATGAACCGGGTCTACAGAGAGGATATTGGGCCCTGTCTGTCCTTCACACGCAGAGAG ctggcGGAGGCTGTCCAGGCTGCTGTGGAGTCAAACTCCCTCAGTGTTGAGCCGGTTGCTCTGCAGACCCTCCCTGTGGTCAAGGCCTCCGCTGTGGATCGAGGGGGCCCCAA TGGGTGCAGAGGTCAAGTAGAGAC GAGGTGTGCCCTCAGCGGGCTCTGCTGCCCCTGCACCCATCGAATCAGACTGGGCGACTCGGACGTGTACTACCCCATCTCCCCCTCCAGCAGAGCCCGG ATCACAGCCGTGTGCAACTTCTTCACCTACGTGCGCTACATCCAGCAGGGCCTGGTCAGGCAGGATG CTGCGCAGGTGTTCTGGGAGCTGATGCGTCTGCGCAGAGAGATGAGTGTGGCCAAGCTGGGCGTCTACTGGACCGAGGAGGGATAg
- the rab3il1 gene encoding guanine nucleotide exchange factor for Rab-3A isoform X7 → MPLGEGVPGVPGVPGVPGGAGGHGSESCSLSRLRSSSLEKGSEILREQLTAAQRELQLKGEECERLSRVRDQLEQELEELTASLFEEANKMVHEASRKQAAAEKQLREAQGKIDVLQAEVSALKTLVLTSTPASPNPQLHPQLLPPARGGAPRRSGGHVRNKSAGSPALPPAPLQPMGKEGRELDSVLYAEFLSWKEQPSLERTSAFMNRVYREDIGPCLSFTRRELAEAVQAAVESNSLSVEPVALQTLPVVKASAVDRGGPKRCALSGLCCPCTHRIRLGDSDVYYPISPSSRARITAVCNFFTYVRYIQQGLVRQDAAQVFWELMRLRREMSVAKLGVYWTEEG, encoded by the exons ATGCCGCTGGGCGAGGGGGTCCCGGGGGTCCCGGGGGTCCCGGGGGTCCCGGGGGGCGCCGGGGGCCACGGCTCCGAGAGCTGCAGTCTGTCCCGCCTGCGCAGCTCCTCTCTGGAGAAGGGCTCCGAGATCCTGCGGGAGCAGCTGACCGCAGCTCAGAGG GAACTGCAGCTCAAGGGCGAGGAGTGCGAGCGGCTGTCCCGGGTTCGAGACCAGCtggagcaggagctggaggagctcacGGCGAGCCTGTTCGAG GAAGCCAATAAGATGGTGCACGAGGCCAGCAGGAAGCAGGCAGCAGCAGAGAAACAGCTGAGGGAGGCCCAGGGCAAG ATTGATGTTCTCCAGGCGGAGGTCTCTGCCCTGAAGACTCTGGTCCTGACCTCCACCCCCGCCTCCCCCAACCCGCAGCTGCACCCCCAGCTGCTTCCGCCGGCCCGGGGGGGGGCGCCCCGCCGCAGTGGGGGGCACGTCCGCAACAAGAGCGCTGGCTCCCCGGCCCTGCCCCCCGCCCCCCTGCAGCCAATGGGGAAGGAGGGCCGCGAG CTGGACTCGGTCCTTTATGCTGAGTTCCTGTCCTGGAAGGAGCAGCCCAGTCTGGAGCGGACCAGCGCCTTCATGAACCGGGTCTACAGAGAGGATATTGGGCCCTGTCTGTCCTTCACACGCAGAGAG ctggcGGAGGCTGTCCAGGCTGCTGTGGAGTCAAACTCCCTCAGTGTTGAGCCGGTTGCTCTGCAGACCCTCCCTGTGGTCAAGGCCTCCGCTGTGGATCGAGGGGGCCCCAA GAGGTGTGCCCTCAGCGGGCTCTGCTGCCCCTGCACCCATCGAATCAGACTGGGCGACTCGGACGTGTACTACCCCATCTCCCCCTCCAGCAGAGCCCGG ATCACAGCCGTGTGCAACTTCTTCACCTACGTGCGCTACATCCAGCAGGGCCTGGTCAGGCAGGATG CTGCGCAGGTGTTCTGGGAGCTGATGCGTCTGCGCAGAGAGATGAGTGTGGCCAAGCTGGGCGTCTACTGGACCGAGGAGGGATAg
- the rab3il1 gene encoding guanine nucleotide exchange factor for Rab-3A isoform X1, with translation MPLGEGVPGVPGVPGVPGGAGGHGSESCSLSRLRSSSLEKGSEILREQLTAAQRELQLKGEECERLSRVRDQLEQELEELTASLFEEANKMVHEASRKQAAAEKQLREAQGKIDVLQAEVSALKTLVLTSTPASPNPQLHPQLLPPARGGAPRRSGGHVRNKSAGSPALPPAPLQPMGKEGRESAAPALLSLIVCVLPGRAHSVTYEPRWPAEGEGPAPRLRQLDSVLYAEFLSWKEQPSLERTSAFMNRVYREDIGPCLSFTRRELAEAVQAAVESNSLSVEPVALQTLPVVKASAVDRGGPNGCRGQVETRRCALSGLCCPCTHRIRLGDSDVYYPISPSSRARITAVCNFFTYVRYIQQGLVRQDAAQVFWELMRLRREMSVAKLGVYWTEEG, from the exons ATGCCGCTGGGCGAGGGGGTCCCGGGGGTCCCGGGGGTCCCGGGGGTCCCGGGGGGCGCCGGGGGCCACGGCTCCGAGAGCTGCAGTCTGTCCCGCCTGCGCAGCTCCTCTCTGGAGAAGGGCTCCGAGATCCTGCGGGAGCAGCTGACCGCAGCTCAGAGG GAACTGCAGCTCAAGGGCGAGGAGTGCGAGCGGCTGTCCCGGGTTCGAGACCAGCtggagcaggagctggaggagctcacGGCGAGCCTGTTCGAG GAAGCCAATAAGATGGTGCACGAGGCCAGCAGGAAGCAGGCAGCAGCAGAGAAACAGCTGAGGGAGGCCCAGGGCAAG ATTGATGTTCTCCAGGCGGAGGTCTCTGCCCTGAAGACTCTGGTCCTGACCTCCACCCCCGCCTCCCCCAACCCGCAGCTGCACCCCCAGCTGCTTCCGCCGGCCCGGGGGGGGGCGCCCCGCCGCAGTGGGGGGCACGTCCGCAACAAGAGCGCTGGCTCCCCGGCCCTGCCCCCCGCCCCCCTGCAGCCAATGGGGAAGGAGGGCCGCGAG tcgGCTGctcctgctctcctctctctgattGTGTGTGTGCTCCCGGGCCGGGCCCACAGCGTGACCTACGAGCCCCGCTGGCCCGCCGAGGGGGAGGGGCCTGCGCCCCGCCTGCGCCAG CTGGACTCGGTCCTTTATGCTGAGTTCCTGTCCTGGAAGGAGCAGCCCAGTCTGGAGCGGACCAGCGCCTTCATGAACCGGGTCTACAGAGAGGATATTGGGCCCTGTCTGTCCTTCACACGCAGAGAG ctggcGGAGGCTGTCCAGGCTGCTGTGGAGTCAAACTCCCTCAGTGTTGAGCCGGTTGCTCTGCAGACCCTCCCTGTGGTCAAGGCCTCCGCTGTGGATCGAGGGGGCCCCAA TGGGTGCAGAGGTCAAGTAGAGAC CAGGAGGTGTGCCCTCAGCGGGCTCTGCTGCCCCTGCACCCATCGAATCAGACTGGGCGACTCGGACGTGTACTACCCCATCTCCCCCTCCAGCAGAGCCCGG ATCACAGCCGTGTGCAACTTCTTCACCTACGTGCGCTACATCCAGCAGGGCCTGGTCAGGCAGGATG CTGCGCAGGTGTTCTGGGAGCTGATGCGTCTGCGCAGAGAGATGAGTGTGGCCAAGCTGGGCGTCTACTGGACCGAGGAGGGATAg
- the rab3il1 gene encoding guanine nucleotide exchange factor for Rab-3A isoform X2, which produces MPLGEGVPGVPGVPGVPGGAGGHGSESCSLSRLRSSSLEKGSEILREQLTAAQRELQLKGEECERLSRVRDQLEQELEELTASLFEEANKMVHEASRKQAAAEKQLREAQGKIDVLQAEVSALKTLVLTSTPASPNPQLHPQLLPPARGGAPRRSGGHVRNKSAGSPALPPAPLQPMGKEGRESAAPALLSLIVCVLPGRAHSVTYEPRWPAEGEGPAPRLRQLDSVLYAEFLSWKEQPSLERTSAFMNRVYREDIGPCLSFTRRELAEAVQAAVESNSLSVEPVALQTLPVVKASAVDRGGPNGCRGQVETRCALSGLCCPCTHRIRLGDSDVYYPISPSSRARITAVCNFFTYVRYIQQGLVRQDAAQVFWELMRLRREMSVAKLGVYWTEEG; this is translated from the exons ATGCCGCTGGGCGAGGGGGTCCCGGGGGTCCCGGGGGTCCCGGGGGTCCCGGGGGGCGCCGGGGGCCACGGCTCCGAGAGCTGCAGTCTGTCCCGCCTGCGCAGCTCCTCTCTGGAGAAGGGCTCCGAGATCCTGCGGGAGCAGCTGACCGCAGCTCAGAGG GAACTGCAGCTCAAGGGCGAGGAGTGCGAGCGGCTGTCCCGGGTTCGAGACCAGCtggagcaggagctggaggagctcacGGCGAGCCTGTTCGAG GAAGCCAATAAGATGGTGCACGAGGCCAGCAGGAAGCAGGCAGCAGCAGAGAAACAGCTGAGGGAGGCCCAGGGCAAG ATTGATGTTCTCCAGGCGGAGGTCTCTGCCCTGAAGACTCTGGTCCTGACCTCCACCCCCGCCTCCCCCAACCCGCAGCTGCACCCCCAGCTGCTTCCGCCGGCCCGGGGGGGGGCGCCCCGCCGCAGTGGGGGGCACGTCCGCAACAAGAGCGCTGGCTCCCCGGCCCTGCCCCCCGCCCCCCTGCAGCCAATGGGGAAGGAGGGCCGCGAG tcgGCTGctcctgctctcctctctctgattGTGTGTGTGCTCCCGGGCCGGGCCCACAGCGTGACCTACGAGCCCCGCTGGCCCGCCGAGGGGGAGGGGCCTGCGCCCCGCCTGCGCCAG CTGGACTCGGTCCTTTATGCTGAGTTCCTGTCCTGGAAGGAGCAGCCCAGTCTGGAGCGGACCAGCGCCTTCATGAACCGGGTCTACAGAGAGGATATTGGGCCCTGTCTGTCCTTCACACGCAGAGAG ctggcGGAGGCTGTCCAGGCTGCTGTGGAGTCAAACTCCCTCAGTGTTGAGCCGGTTGCTCTGCAGACCCTCCCTGTGGTCAAGGCCTCCGCTGTGGATCGAGGGGGCCCCAA TGGGTGCAGAGGTCAAGTAGAGAC GAGGTGTGCCCTCAGCGGGCTCTGCTGCCCCTGCACCCATCGAATCAGACTGGGCGACTCGGACGTGTACTACCCCATCTCCCCCTCCAGCAGAGCCCGG ATCACAGCCGTGTGCAACTTCTTCACCTACGTGCGCTACATCCAGCAGGGCCTGGTCAGGCAGGATG CTGCGCAGGTGTTCTGGGAGCTGATGCGTCTGCGCAGAGAGATGAGTGTGGCCAAGCTGGGCGTCTACTGGACCGAGGAGGGATAg
- the rab3il1 gene encoding guanine nucleotide exchange factor for Rab-3A isoform X3, translating into MPLGEGVPGVPGVPGVPGGAGGHGSESCSLSRLRSSSLEKGSEILREQLTAAQRELQLKGEECERLSRVRDQLEQELEELTASLFEEANKMVHEASRKQAAAEKQLREAQGKIDVLQAEVSALKTLVLTSTPASPNPQLHPQLLPPARGGAPRRSGGHVRNKSAGSPALPPAPLQPMGKEGRESAAPALLSLIVCVLPGRAHSVTYEPRWPAEGEGPAPRLRQLDSVLYAEFLSWKEQPSLERTSAFMNRVYREDIGPCLSFTRRELAEAVQAAVESNSLSVEPVALQTLPVVKASAVDRGGPNRRCALSGLCCPCTHRIRLGDSDVYYPISPSSRARITAVCNFFTYVRYIQQGLVRQDAAQVFWELMRLRREMSVAKLGVYWTEEG; encoded by the exons ATGCCGCTGGGCGAGGGGGTCCCGGGGGTCCCGGGGGTCCCGGGGGTCCCGGGGGGCGCCGGGGGCCACGGCTCCGAGAGCTGCAGTCTGTCCCGCCTGCGCAGCTCCTCTCTGGAGAAGGGCTCCGAGATCCTGCGGGAGCAGCTGACCGCAGCTCAGAGG GAACTGCAGCTCAAGGGCGAGGAGTGCGAGCGGCTGTCCCGGGTTCGAGACCAGCtggagcaggagctggaggagctcacGGCGAGCCTGTTCGAG GAAGCCAATAAGATGGTGCACGAGGCCAGCAGGAAGCAGGCAGCAGCAGAGAAACAGCTGAGGGAGGCCCAGGGCAAG ATTGATGTTCTCCAGGCGGAGGTCTCTGCCCTGAAGACTCTGGTCCTGACCTCCACCCCCGCCTCCCCCAACCCGCAGCTGCACCCCCAGCTGCTTCCGCCGGCCCGGGGGGGGGCGCCCCGCCGCAGTGGGGGGCACGTCCGCAACAAGAGCGCTGGCTCCCCGGCCCTGCCCCCCGCCCCCCTGCAGCCAATGGGGAAGGAGGGCCGCGAG tcgGCTGctcctgctctcctctctctgattGTGTGTGTGCTCCCGGGCCGGGCCCACAGCGTGACCTACGAGCCCCGCTGGCCCGCCGAGGGGGAGGGGCCTGCGCCCCGCCTGCGCCAG CTGGACTCGGTCCTTTATGCTGAGTTCCTGTCCTGGAAGGAGCAGCCCAGTCTGGAGCGGACCAGCGCCTTCATGAACCGGGTCTACAGAGAGGATATTGGGCCCTGTCTGTCCTTCACACGCAGAGAG ctggcGGAGGCTGTCCAGGCTGCTGTGGAGTCAAACTCCCTCAGTGTTGAGCCGGTTGCTCTGCAGACCCTCCCTGTGGTCAAGGCCTCCGCTGTGGATCGAGGGGGCCCCAA CAGGAGGTGTGCCCTCAGCGGGCTCTGCTGCCCCTGCACCCATCGAATCAGACTGGGCGACTCGGACGTGTACTACCCCATCTCCCCCTCCAGCAGAGCCCGG ATCACAGCCGTGTGCAACTTCTTCACCTACGTGCGCTACATCCAGCAGGGCCTGGTCAGGCAGGATG CTGCGCAGGTGTTCTGGGAGCTGATGCGTCTGCGCAGAGAGATGAGTGTGGCCAAGCTGGGCGTCTACTGGACCGAGGAGGGATAg
- the rab3il1 gene encoding guanine nucleotide exchange factor for Rab-3A isoform X4, whose protein sequence is MPLGEGVPGVPGVPGVPGGAGGHGSESCSLSRLRSSSLEKGSEILREQLTAAQRELQLKGEECERLSRVRDQLEQELEELTASLFEEANKMVHEASRKQAAAEKQLREAQGKIDVLQAEVSALKTLVLTSTPASPNPQLHPQLLPPARGGAPRRSGGHVRNKSAGSPALPPAPLQPMGKEGRESAAPALLSLIVCVLPGRAHSVTYEPRWPAEGEGPAPRLRQLDSVLYAEFLSWKEQPSLERTSAFMNRVYREDIGPCLSFTRRELAEAVQAAVESNSLSVEPVALQTLPVVKASAVDRGGPKRCALSGLCCPCTHRIRLGDSDVYYPISPSSRARITAVCNFFTYVRYIQQGLVRQDAAQVFWELMRLRREMSVAKLGVYWTEEG, encoded by the exons ATGCCGCTGGGCGAGGGGGTCCCGGGGGTCCCGGGGGTCCCGGGGGTCCCGGGGGGCGCCGGGGGCCACGGCTCCGAGAGCTGCAGTCTGTCCCGCCTGCGCAGCTCCTCTCTGGAGAAGGGCTCCGAGATCCTGCGGGAGCAGCTGACCGCAGCTCAGAGG GAACTGCAGCTCAAGGGCGAGGAGTGCGAGCGGCTGTCCCGGGTTCGAGACCAGCtggagcaggagctggaggagctcacGGCGAGCCTGTTCGAG GAAGCCAATAAGATGGTGCACGAGGCCAGCAGGAAGCAGGCAGCAGCAGAGAAACAGCTGAGGGAGGCCCAGGGCAAG ATTGATGTTCTCCAGGCGGAGGTCTCTGCCCTGAAGACTCTGGTCCTGACCTCCACCCCCGCCTCCCCCAACCCGCAGCTGCACCCCCAGCTGCTTCCGCCGGCCCGGGGGGGGGCGCCCCGCCGCAGTGGGGGGCACGTCCGCAACAAGAGCGCTGGCTCCCCGGCCCTGCCCCCCGCCCCCCTGCAGCCAATGGGGAAGGAGGGCCGCGAG tcgGCTGctcctgctctcctctctctgattGTGTGTGTGCTCCCGGGCCGGGCCCACAGCGTGACCTACGAGCCCCGCTGGCCCGCCGAGGGGGAGGGGCCTGCGCCCCGCCTGCGCCAG CTGGACTCGGTCCTTTATGCTGAGTTCCTGTCCTGGAAGGAGCAGCCCAGTCTGGAGCGGACCAGCGCCTTCATGAACCGGGTCTACAGAGAGGATATTGGGCCCTGTCTGTCCTTCACACGCAGAGAG ctggcGGAGGCTGTCCAGGCTGCTGTGGAGTCAAACTCCCTCAGTGTTGAGCCGGTTGCTCTGCAGACCCTCCCTGTGGTCAAGGCCTCCGCTGTGGATCGAGGGGGCCCCAA GAGGTGTGCCCTCAGCGGGCTCTGCTGCCCCTGCACCCATCGAATCAGACTGGGCGACTCGGACGTGTACTACCCCATCTCCCCCTCCAGCAGAGCCCGG ATCACAGCCGTGTGCAACTTCTTCACCTACGTGCGCTACATCCAGCAGGGCCTGGTCAGGCAGGATG CTGCGCAGGTGTTCTGGGAGCTGATGCGTCTGCGCAGAGAGATGAGTGTGGCCAAGCTGGGCGTCTACTGGACCGAGGAGGGATAg
- the rab3il1 gene encoding guanine nucleotide exchange factor for Rab-3A isoform X5 — protein MPLGEGVPGVPGVPGVPGGAGGHGSESCSLSRLRSSSLEKGSEILREQLTAAQRELQLKGEECERLSRVRDQLEQELEELTASLFEEANKMVHEASRKQAAAEKQLREAQGKIDVLQAEVSALKTLVLTSTPASPNPQLHPQLLPPARGGAPRRSGGHVRNKSAGSPALPPAPLQPMGKEGRELDSVLYAEFLSWKEQPSLERTSAFMNRVYREDIGPCLSFTRRELAEAVQAAVESNSLSVEPVALQTLPVVKASAVDRGGPNGCRGQVETRRCALSGLCCPCTHRIRLGDSDVYYPISPSSRARITAVCNFFTYVRYIQQGLVRQDAAQVFWELMRLRREMSVAKLGVYWTEEG, from the exons ATGCCGCTGGGCGAGGGGGTCCCGGGGGTCCCGGGGGTCCCGGGGGTCCCGGGGGGCGCCGGGGGCCACGGCTCCGAGAGCTGCAGTCTGTCCCGCCTGCGCAGCTCCTCTCTGGAGAAGGGCTCCGAGATCCTGCGGGAGCAGCTGACCGCAGCTCAGAGG GAACTGCAGCTCAAGGGCGAGGAGTGCGAGCGGCTGTCCCGGGTTCGAGACCAGCtggagcaggagctggaggagctcacGGCGAGCCTGTTCGAG GAAGCCAATAAGATGGTGCACGAGGCCAGCAGGAAGCAGGCAGCAGCAGAGAAACAGCTGAGGGAGGCCCAGGGCAAG ATTGATGTTCTCCAGGCGGAGGTCTCTGCCCTGAAGACTCTGGTCCTGACCTCCACCCCCGCCTCCCCCAACCCGCAGCTGCACCCCCAGCTGCTTCCGCCGGCCCGGGGGGGGGCGCCCCGCCGCAGTGGGGGGCACGTCCGCAACAAGAGCGCTGGCTCCCCGGCCCTGCCCCCCGCCCCCCTGCAGCCAATGGGGAAGGAGGGCCGCGAG CTGGACTCGGTCCTTTATGCTGAGTTCCTGTCCTGGAAGGAGCAGCCCAGTCTGGAGCGGACCAGCGCCTTCATGAACCGGGTCTACAGAGAGGATATTGGGCCCTGTCTGTCCTTCACACGCAGAGAG ctggcGGAGGCTGTCCAGGCTGCTGTGGAGTCAAACTCCCTCAGTGTTGAGCCGGTTGCTCTGCAGACCCTCCCTGTGGTCAAGGCCTCCGCTGTGGATCGAGGGGGCCCCAA TGGGTGCAGAGGTCAAGTAGAGAC CAGGAGGTGTGCCCTCAGCGGGCTCTGCTGCCCCTGCACCCATCGAATCAGACTGGGCGACTCGGACGTGTACTACCCCATCTCCCCCTCCAGCAGAGCCCGG ATCACAGCCGTGTGCAACTTCTTCACCTACGTGCGCTACATCCAGCAGGGCCTGGTCAGGCAGGATG CTGCGCAGGTGTTCTGGGAGCTGATGCGTCTGCGCAGAGAGATGAGTGTGGCCAAGCTGGGCGTCTACTGGACCGAGGAGGGATAg
- the epx gene encoding eosinophil peroxidase: MIFLVLLILRLAVTFDLPLPAAVDIPSHLPPAGGARPGSHFVAEALRRAGELIDAAYTHTGERMKVSLTQGSVQPSDLLSLFKQPGPETQAQVQAAEFLENTVELIREMVYTQGLQASNLTHISEMLSTQDMETVAEATGCLSELQPLQCETDCLSDRYRSITGECNNRKHPRWGAANTPYARWLPAQYEDGRSAPRSWDPQHRYNGHPLPPVRQVSQLVLHTPNEEISLDSLTQVLVEWGQWIDHDLDLTPQSGSTADFLSGADCAHTCSQNSPCFPIKVPLSDPRSSLEGCLPFFRSAPSCTPGGPDGVAPVTPWPREQLNAITAFVDASMVYGSAPSLAAQLRDRGSPQGLLTVNARVSDLGRPLLPFLPRPPGLPDACAPPSAPRNGSSCFMAGDSRANEHLGMLALHTLFLREHNRLGLALHELNPHWSPGTLYQEARKIVGAIHQVLTWDQYLPRILGREAHQRLLPVYAGYSEQTDPRIANVFATAAFRFAHVTVQPVVLRLDDNYAPSSAHPSLLLHQSLFSSWRIIKEGGIAPVLRGMLVARAKLQTPSQMMVEELTERLFQAQGGLALDLGALNLQRGRDHGLPGYGVWRHLCGLSVPLNETELARVLGSATLSRKLLSLYGTPENVDVWVGAIAEPALPGGRVGPLLACLLGRQFRALRDGDRFWWQKEDVFTAAQRAELHKASLSRIICDNTDITRVPADVFTHGALLPCGHSSIARLNLSAWREEDTDPHCGAVPRLAHGFSLRCGAAVLYECRRGYQLRGSPSVTCDPHSGQWRPAPPACQDIDECASFPAPCPPSDTCVNTPGSHLCTGEPSPLPVRQPGRSSLLPPVTASPSSSSLRQGDGPLAPCDLRGRRGDGSDGRRGSAVAGGHMLQEGWQETTAYDWWMLRKGGGAENCPIPRRGRTHH; encoded by the exons ATG ATCTTCCTTGTGCTTCTCATCCTGAGGCTTGCGGTGACCTTTGACCTGCCACTTCCTGCTGCCGTGGACATACCCTCACACTTGCCTCCAG cagggggcgcgaGACCGGGGAGCCACTTTGTGGCCGAGGCCCTCAGGAGAGCTGGAGAACTGATAGACGCAGCATACACTCACACTGGCGAGAG GATGAAAGTGTCTCTGACCCAGGGCTCAGTCCAGCCCAGCGACCTGCTGTCCCTGTTCAAGCAACCGGGCCCGGAGACACAGGCCCAGGTGCAGGCAGCCGAGTTCCTGGAGAACACTGTGGAGCTGATCCGGGAGATGGTGTACACACAGGGTCTGCAGGCGTCCAACCTGACCCACATCTCCG AGATGCTCAGTACCCAAGACATGGAGACAGTTGCCGAGGCAACAGGCTGCTTGTCCGAGCTCCAGCCCCTGCAGTGCGAGACAGACTGTCTCTCAGACCGGTACCGCTCCATCACAGGAGAGTGCAACAACAG GAAGCACCCCCGCTGGGGTGCGGCCAACACCCCCTACGCTCGCTGGCTGCCAGCACAGTACGAGGACGGTCGCAGCGCCCCCCGCAGCTGGGACCCCCAGCACCGCTACAACGGACACCCCCTGCCCCCG GTCAGACAGGTCTCCCAGCTGGTGCTCCACACACCCAATGAGGAGATCTCTCTGGACTCGCTGACCCAGGTGCTGGTGGAATGGGGCCAGTGGATTGACCATGACCTGGACTTGACCCCCCAGAGCGGCAGCACAGCAGACTTCCTGTCTGGGGCAGACTGTGCTCATACCTGCAGCCAAAACAGCCCATGTTTCCCCATAAAG GTCCCTCTCTCTGATCCGCGCTCCAGTCTCGAGGGCTGTCTCCCGTTCTTCCGCTCGGCTCCGAGCTGTACCCCTGGGGGCCCAGATGGGGTTGCCCCGGTGACGCCGTGGCCGCGCGAGCAGCTGAACGCCATCACCGCCTTCGTGGACGCCAGCATGGTGTACGGCAGCGCCCCCTCGCTGGCCGCCCAGCTGCGCGACCGGGGGTCCCCCCAGGGGCTGCTGACGGTGAACGCCCGCGTGTCCGACCTGGGCCGCCCCCTCCTGCCCTTCCTGCCCCGGCCCCCCGGCCTGCCAGACGCCTGCGCGCCGCCCTCCGCCCCCCGCAACGGCTCGTCCTGCTTCATGGCCG GAGACTCCCGCGCCAACGAGCACCTGGGCATGCTGGCTCTGCACACGCTCTTCCTGCGGGAGCACAACCGGCTGGGGCTCGCCCTGCACGAGCTCAACCCGCACTGGAGCCCAGGCACGCTGTACCAGGAGGCCAGGAAGATCGTGGGCGCTATACACCAG GTGTTGACATGGGATCAGTATTTGCCAAGGATCCTGGGACGTGAAGCCCACCAGCGCCTCCTGCCTGTGTATGCGGGGTACAGCGAGCAGACCGACCCGCGCATTGCCAATGTGTTCGCCACTGCAGCCTTCCGGTTTGCCCATGTGACCGTCCAGCCCGTCGTCCTGCGGCTCGACGACAACTACGCCCCCAGCTCCGCCCACCCCAGCCTGCTGCTCCACCAGTCACTCTTCTCCTCCTGGAGGATCATAAAGGAGG GTGGTATTGCCCCTGTGCTGCGTGGGATGCTGGTGGCCCGGGCGAAGCTGCAGACCCCCAGCCAGATGATGGTGGAGGAGCTGACCGAGAGGCTGTTCCAGGCTCAGGGTGGGCTGGCGCTCGACCTGGGCGCTCTGAACCTGCAGCGAGGGCGCGACCACGGGCTCCCCG GTTACGGGGTATGGCGCCACCTGTGTGGTCTGTCTGTGCCTCTCAATGAGACGGAGCTGGCCCGCGTGCTGGGCAGTGCCACCCTGTCCAggaagcttctctctctgtacGGGACGCCCGAGAATGTGGATGTGTGGGTGGGGGCCATCGCTGAGCCAGCCCTCCCTGGGGGCCGAGTGGGGCCCCTGCTCGCCTGCCTCCTGGGGCGACAGTTCAGAGCTCTGAGGGATGGAGACCG GTTCTGGTGGCAGAAGGAGGACGTGTTCACCGCCGCTCAGAGGGCTGAGCTGCACAAGGCCTCTCTGTCCCGCATCATCTGTGACAACACGGACATCACGCGTGTGCCTGCCGATGTGTTCACACACGGAGCCCTGCTGCCCTGTGGTCACAGCAGCATCGCACGCCTCAACCTGTCTGCCTGGAGAGAGGAGGacacag ACCCCCACTGCGGCGCGGTTCCCCGCCTGGCACACGGCTTCTCCCTGCGCTGTGGCGCCGCGGTCCTCTACGAGTGTCGCCGTGGTTACCAGCTGCGGGGCTCCCCTTCCGTGACCTGTGACCCCCACAGTGGGCAGTGGCGCCCAGCTCCCCCCGCCTGCCAAG ATATTGACGAGTGTGCCAGCTTCCCTGCGCCCTGCCCGCCCTCGGACACCTGCGTCAACACGCCGGGGTCCCACCTGTGCACAGGTGAGCCATCGCCCCTCCCTGTGAGACAGCCTGGTCGctcttctctcctccctccAGTCACGGCgtctccctcctcttcctccctcagACAAGGGGACGGCCCCCTCGCCCCATGTGACCTCCGTGGTCGCCGCGGTGATGGCAGTGACGGGAGGCGTGGCTCTGCTGTTGCTGGTGGTCACATGCTACAGGAG GGTTGGCAAGAGACGACAGCCTATGATTGGTGGATGCTGCGGAAAGGAGGCGGGGCCGAGAATTGTCCAATTCCCCGCCGGGGAAGGACACACCACTGA